The following are encoded together in the Longimicrobium sp. genome:
- a CDS encoding ATP-binding protein yields the protein VNLPGRRIEAAPASPRVVHAEELVVGKDIVELLSTAMYVEPLALYREYVQNAADAIDQACRAGLLSGRAAGRIDVSLDASGREVRIRDNGIGLPASDAERMLIAFGASRKRGDVESGARGFRGVGRLAALGYAQALSFRTKAHGELRGTEVRWDCRKLRSILLDPEYLGDLRDVVRDVVTVREGPKEELDSHYFEVHLERVVRLRNDLLLNEDEIRCYLAQVAPVPFPRTFRFATAIEEYLSDFLPGGHFEIRIGNSEARVERPFSDEFAISTGKTDRFTELETITLEDPDIGLVAVGWVLHHGYHGAIHASPGLRGLRARVGDLQVGGPEIFAGIFPESRFNAWTVGELHIIDPRVVPNGRRDNFEQNAAALTLIHRLGPLGRGLAHKCRDSSARRVRLKKFEANERKAIESLEILEDGKIGRAAADLIGKEIGSALGQMQMLIEHDLLLRSEQEELRDRLETLRVRYDVVLRAPVGSALKDVSKKQRAVYEQAVHWIFECSPNRAAAKALVDRIAARIQAGGDGDSA from the coding sequence GTGAACCTGCCAGGTCGCCGGATCGAAGCTGCGCCGGCTTCCCCGCGGGTGGTTCACGCGGAAGAACTGGTGGTTGGAAAAGACATTGTTGAGCTGCTCAGCACGGCGATGTATGTCGAACCGCTTGCGCTTTACCGCGAATACGTCCAGAACGCTGCGGACGCGATTGATCAAGCATGTCGCGCGGGCCTTCTCTCCGGTCGCGCAGCAGGCCGAATCGACGTCTCGCTCGACGCTTCAGGCCGCGAGGTGCGGATTCGCGACAACGGGATCGGGCTACCAGCGTCTGACGCTGAGCGGATGCTGATCGCGTTCGGTGCGAGCCGGAAGCGAGGCGACGTGGAGAGTGGCGCCCGCGGCTTTCGTGGAGTTGGAAGACTAGCAGCGTTGGGCTATGCGCAGGCACTTAGCTTTCGAACGAAAGCTCACGGCGAATTGCGCGGGACGGAAGTTCGGTGGGACTGCCGAAAGCTCCGGAGCATTCTGCTCGATCCGGAGTATTTGGGCGACCTACGCGACGTCGTGCGGGACGTGGTTACAGTCCGCGAAGGGCCGAAAGAGGAATTGGATTCGCATTACTTCGAAGTCCATCTCGAACGGGTAGTGCGCCTTCGAAATGACCTTCTTCTCAACGAAGACGAGATCCGCTGTTATCTCGCTCAAGTGGCACCGGTTCCGTTCCCGCGCACCTTCAGGTTTGCAACGGCCATTGAGGAGTACCTTAGCGATTTTTTGCCGGGGGGGCATTTCGAAATTCGCATCGGGAACTCAGAAGCTCGGGTCGAGCGCCCCTTTAGCGATGAATTCGCAATCTCTACAGGTAAGACGGACCGGTTTACGGAACTAGAGACGATCACCCTGGAAGACCCGGACATTGGCCTCGTGGCAGTGGGTTGGGTCCTGCACCACGGCTACCACGGAGCAATTCACGCATCGCCTGGATTGCGAGGCCTCCGCGCGCGCGTAGGAGATCTCCAGGTGGGCGGACCCGAGATCTTCGCCGGCATCTTTCCCGAGTCGCGGTTCAATGCCTGGACAGTGGGCGAGTTGCACATCATTGATCCCCGAGTTGTCCCGAACGGGCGGCGGGATAACTTTGAACAGAACGCGGCGGCACTCACATTGATTCACCGGCTTGGCCCACTCGGCCGCGGACTCGCTCACAAGTGCCGAGACAGTTCAGCCCGGCGTGTACGCTTGAAGAAGTTTGAAGCTAATGAGCGGAAAGCGATCGAGTCCTTAGAAATCCTAGAAGATGGAAAGATCGGGCGGGCAGCCGCCGACTTGATAGGGAAAGAGATTGGGTCGGCACTCGGCCAGATGCAGATGCTGATTGAACACGACCTTCTTCTCAGGTCCGAGCAGGAGGAACTGCGCGACCGTCTCGAAACACTGCGCGTCAGATACGACGTAGTGCTTCGGGCCCCGGTGGGGAGCGCTCTGAAAGATGTATCAAAGAAGCAGCGGGCCGTATATGAGCAAGCAGTCCATTGGATCTTTGAATGCTCGCCGAACCGAGCTGCAGCGAAGGCGCTCGTAGATCGGATCGCGGCACGGATACAAGCCGGTGGGGACGGAGACTCTGCGTGA